The genomic DNA AGGCTAGGCCCTGCCATCCCGATCCCTCCCAGCCGCAACAGCCCTTACGGCTTCGATATTAAAGCGTCATCGGACTCTCCAGGTACCGCCTGAAAGATGGCAAAACACTTGCTTGGGTCAGGACCTGTTCAGCGAAGCGGAATCTGCTCCATCGTGATCCATACATGGTGACATCCGTGCGTGGTGAAATGTGGGGAGTGATGTGATGGTGTGTACCGATCACAGAGATGATCGATGTCGAGTCCTCCTTGCTGATGACCAGCTGATTGTTGCAGCAGGGGTTCGGGCATTGATCGAGCCGTCTTGTGATGTCGTTGGGATAGTGAAAGATGGCCGGTCGCTTCTGGTGGAGGCAGAGAGGTTACGTCCGGACGTGATTGTGATGGAAGTGCTGCTGCCGTTGCTCAATGGTCTGGATGCGGCACGGCAGCTCACCAAACTGGCCCCGGAGAGTGGCCTGATGTTTCTGACGGTTCAGGAGAGTAGCAGGATGGTGGCCGATGCGTTTAAGGTCGGCGCGTCAGCCTACCTGCTCAAACGGTCGCCTGCATCTGAATTGAGTCAGGCCATCAGCGCCGCACAACGGGGAGACTACTTTCTGACCTCACTCCTCATTAAGGACATGATGGTGACCAACCAGAGCGACGCGACAGGTGTGTCTGTCTGCACGTCAGTCTCCTCCCTCACGCCGCGTCAGCGAGAGGTGCTGCAACTCATCGCGGAGGGGCGAGGGACCAAAGAGGTGGCCACGATGCTCAACATCGCGGTGAAGACCGTCGAGTTCCATAAATTTCGCATCATGGATCACTTGAATCTCCATTCCACCGTCGCGCTGACCAGGCATGCCATTGCGGAGGGTCTGGTCAGTCCATAGCGAGAACGGTGACCCGGGCTCTCCCTTC from Nitrospira sp. ND1 includes the following:
- a CDS encoding response regulator transcription factor — encoded protein: MVCTDHRDDRCRVLLADDQLIVAAGVRALIEPSCDVVGIVKDGRSLLVEAERLRPDVIVMEVLLPLLNGLDAARQLTKLAPESGLMFLTVQESSRMVADAFKVGASAYLLKRSPASELSQAISAAQRGDYFLTSLLIKDMMVTNQSDATGVSVCTSVSSLTPRQREVLQLIAEGRGTKEVATMLNIAVKTVEFHKFRIMDHLNLHSTVALTRHAIAEGLVSP